In Prinia subflava isolate CZ2003 ecotype Zambia chromosome 8, Cam_Psub_1.2, whole genome shotgun sequence, the genomic window agggagcaACCCCCAGCGCTTCCCCTTGGCCCCACATGCACACGGCCTGGGCAGGctatgaggagcagcagcagggggtGGCTGGGTCCTGCACACCTCTACCTTGGCTCCCaccacctctgctcccactgaagGGGACTTACCACTACTACCACACCAATCCCACTGCCAGGGCACGCAGTGCTTCAGGAACTTGCAATAAATTCTGACCGAGGTGATTCTGCTCCTCCTCACACCTTTGTGCCAGCCCCTGCTTCACTTTCCTCTGCTCACTGAGGAGCACCAGTGATTGTCAACGCCCTCTGCAAGAGAGCCTTGGTCTCTGTGAGCTGTGCCCTCTCTGCAGgggtccctgcagccaggaaacGAGTGACCCATCTAAGTGGCAGTAGCACAGTCACTCTGAGCCCTGTGGTACTGCACTAAGCTGTGTCTGCTCCCAAGGATCCAAGCTGGGCAGCAGCATCAGCTGCCTCCTTTCCACGTCTGCACCATGTACCCCAGCATGGACATGTCCTCCAAGCAACAAGGCCACGTGGTTGGAGTCAGGTGGTTTATTAGTGTAATGAGCAGGGGTGCAGCAGGGGTTCCCAGAGCACCCTCTCCACCTTGCTGCGCCCCACCAGGGCCTGGATGCCCTGACAATGTGCTGGTGGTGCCAGGGAAGCTGCTTCCTACCTACAGTCTACGGGTCCAGCCCGGGATGTGCCCTTGGTCCAGGGAGGAGAGCTAGAGCGAGCTGGGgtccaggctgggctctgcgGGCCAGGAGCTGGCGTAGGCAGCGGCAGTCGGTACTGGGCGGTATTTCTCAATCACCTCCCGTAGCCCCTTGGAGAAGTGGAGATCAGCTCCCACTGTGAGGAAtccctgcagagggaagagggTCAGTGCAAGGCCAGTGCAAGGAGGTGACAATGCCCTTCGCAGCAGGACATGGAGGCACAGACTGTCCCATCCTACCACGTACCGCGTGATTGGTGACCACCTCCCTGGTGAAGTCCATGCCTTCGGGCAGCGGGATCTGCACCCCCTTCTTTGTCctctctgcagagagagagagctgggatgaggctgagccctgctgtgcccctgcctaCACTCCCCTTTGTGTGGGAGCAGTGCTTACCGTTAATGATGGGCATGATggtcagctgcagcagggtctTCAGTGGCGCCTGCAGTGAGAACAGCTGTGGGAGAAGAGCTGGGGTCAGTGTAGTGGCAGAgctccagccagggcagagagggCTGTAAGTGGGGATCCTGAATGGacagcctctccccagcccaccccacGCTGTGGCTGGGTGTAAGGGTTCCCAGGCCATCACCATGCTCTCACCGCAAGTGACTCCAGTGCTGACTGCTTGGAATAGATGCGAAACCTGGACAGAAGGAAGCAGTTGTGAGTAGGGTGTGGAGGGGACTCTCCCCATGCCCCCGTTGGGACTCTCCCCATACCGTCGTAGGTCCAGCTGCACGCGCAGCGCCTTCCCTTGCAGATACACCTTGGCACTCAGCTTGGTttcctggggagggagagggctgACTCACAGCAGGCAGAGGACAACCAGGCCAGCTCACCCCAGAGGTGCAGTGTCTCTCTGCTTGGTGACACCAGTGCCTTACAACAGAGGATGTAGGACACTGCTCCTGTGTACACTGGGTAGCTGCACAAGGAACCCCAGCCCCCCTCCTCACCATGGCCATGCTGGAGAGCTGGACAGGTGGGCGGTCTGGGGGCACCAGTGAGATGTTCAGGAAAGCAGACACAGAGACTGAGGTCCCTGAAGGTTTGATGATGCAGCGTGGAGGAGCAGAGACCTGCAGCACGAGTCGCAGCGGAGCATCCACAGAAGGGCTCTGGGGAAGGCAAGTGAGCtggaggctgggagcagggcagggctgtgccctgccctggggctctgccatGCCTTCCACCCTGTCTGGGGGCTCCTTACCAGCATGAAAATAGTCCCAAAGAATGTGGCTCTCAGCAAAACCTCCAGGTCCTTAGGCACCTGTGGAGTACACAAACGACTGGAGGGGGAGCgagccactgctgcagggcccagcaaagctgctccCTGGATGGCACCTCCTTTGCTCTGTGATGCAGccacccctccctcctgcctgcacacagTCCAAGTGTCTGGTTCTCCTTACCTTCTCCCCCTGGAGCTCTATGGTCAGCACTCCTGCCTGGAAGTATGAGTGCATGGCTGAGTCGAAGAAGTACTCAGAGAAGGCAACATAAACCATACGTTCAGTCTCCTTGATCACCGGCTCCACTGCATGGTTCTCCAGCTCCTGGTCCTCTCTCACCCGGGGGAAGAACATGCCCTAAACCAAGAGCAGGAGAGGTTTCCACAGCCACCTCACCTGCTCCATGGAGCCCAACAtgcctgctggcacagcctttcccacagggatggggaaggacCTGCAAGGCAGGACCCAGTGTTCACCTTGAAGTCAAGGTCAAGGGTGTCAGTGGAGATGGATGGATCTCGTAGGAGGGAGTAGTCAATCCCAATGTGCTCATCCACGTAGTTCCTCACTGCCAGGGAAGATGTGCTGGTGTGACTtagcctggagctgcctggcagcctggtgcccagccctgtctgcCCCACAGTGAATGAGATCCAGTCCCTTTCCCAGGACAACACACACCAGGCACTGTGTCCAGCAAAGAGTTCAGCAGCACGAGGCTGGCAtgttccagggatgggcagatCTGCAAGGCAAGGAGCCAGACTGAGGGGAGTCACTCCCAGGACTGAATGAGGAGCTGCAAAGGCAGGACAAGGCCCAGCAGATGGGCAGGATACAACTCTGCCCTCTCCAACACAAAGAGCCGATCCCTAacatcccacagcccctctcctctGCGCTCAGCTGTACCTGCTGGCTGAGGAGGAAGCGCATCCCCGTGACAATGAAGGTGCTCAGGAACTCATAGACCTTCCTGGAGGACACAAGAGTGGTTCTGCACTGCCTGCTCTCCTTGTGGCTCTGTGCCTattccagcacacagctgggctGAGGAAGCACTGAGGGTGTGGGACAGCCAGGCACAGGGGTCAGGTGTACCTGAGTGTGCCAGAGAAGCCAGCATGCATTCTGGCTATGGAGGCATTGCAGGTCATATTGGAGATCTTGAGGCGCCCAGCCTCATCCTTGgccagctgcagcactgtgtAGATGTGGACACCATCCGCAGAGGCGTTGATGGACCCAATGTCATAGCTGGAAGCCAGGAAAGCAGATGAAAggagcacacagctcctgccagctgcagggcagcaagGCACCTGTGGCACCCAGCAAGCACAGCTGTGGGGTGGGCtagagcccagagcagcaggaaggggaggCAGCTCACAAGAACCAGTAGAGCAGCTGCCTGCGGAAGCGTAGGCTAATAGAAGCATCGTTGATGTTGAAGacaaggtgctgctggggctggaaatTCAGGTCTGAAAAGGCCAGCTGCAGGTCTGTCACCTTgaccctgcagggaagggacaggggtTAGACAGACAGAGGGACATGGGAAGCCATGGGCAGCTGGCAGTACTCACTGGCTGATGTTGTACTGGAACTGCCCCTCGTTCCCATGCAGGTCTGACACCGTGAtgttctgcagctcctgctccacaaagcgcagcccctcctgcttcactgcagggaaaaacgaggctgggctgggacgTGACCCCCCAGCAGCATCGCCCCTGACACTGCCCGCTCCACTGCAGAGCCCTACACAAGCACAGACCCCAGGAGCGTGCCCAATGTCCCTCTCCCAGGCTGTGAGATCCTGGCTGGCCCCTTACCCAGGTCCAGCCCCTTGGAAGTAATCCGGATCTTACAGCCAGGAGGACTGTGCGAGGCTGTGACCAGCGAGggcagaaggaggagaaggaggcagcTGCCGGCAGCCATCTCACACCtggaggcagagagcaggatCAGCACAGACTGGCCTGGGGACGTGCACACGTGTCCCCACGGACAGGCCCGGGGACACACTGGaagggaagcagctgctgtccagcctggccagggcaggagaCAGCTCCAAGGAACACCCCACGGCTCCACTGTTCTCCCTGGAACCCCCCGTGCTGCGCAGGTCGCCTTTGCCCAAAGCCTCTGGACCAGCAGCCCACGAGGGGCATGGCCCCCAACCCAGGGTGCTGTGCATAAGCCCCAGCACTGGCGCTGTGGAGCCCGCGGGTCCCACATCTGGGGACATCCACTCCAGCACTCCCCCGGCCCTGAACACGCCCCGCTCCCAAAACCGCAGGGACAGGCACCAGCTCCGTGCGTGCGGCTGCAGCGGGGAGCCTCAGCACTTCGCAGAGGAGCGAGCCCTCACCCATGGGGCTGTCCCACAACCCTCAGAGCCCCCCCGAGATGTGCCGCCAGCTCCCAGGCTGGTTTGAGACGGGAGCTGGAGCCTGTCCATCCCGCAGCAACAGGAAGAGCTCCGTGCGAGGCTGCGGGATGGAACGGGGCACCACCACAGCTTCCCCCAGTTCTCTGAAGGGAGAGGATGGGGgaccccctccccagggctgtgtgatGGGACGGGGCTCCCCCATTTCTGCGAAGGGAGAGGATGGGGGATCCCCTTTCCCGGGGCTCGGAGCCACCGTCGTGGCGAGGCTGGAGGGTTCCCCTACACAATGCAGGCTCAGTTTGGGTACTTACAGCGAGGCTTGTCCCGGCGTGAGGAAGCTGAATCACGtgaaggcaggagggagagacaACACCGCCAGCTCCAAGACTTTCTTTTGAGCTGGCTGAGGTTTCCCTGCCTTTATATAGCCCCCAGCTGCCACTCCTTGCGGGCTcacagctgggaggagacagcGGGACGGACGGACGGGGAGGATGCAGGTCTGTGTCCCGCCGAGCCCGGCTGGCCGCCAGACCCGGGACAGGCAGCTCGCCTGGCCATCCCAACTCCAGGCTGCACACGAAGCCTTCTCCCCCCGAAAACACCGCTCCCCGCGTCCTGCAAGTGCAGCCACTGCCGTAGATCTCTTCGGCACCCCCCGTGCGAGGGGCACATGTGCAAACGGCGGCCGGGAGGGCCTGTGGTGTTGGGGGCTCCCAAATTGTGTTATGAAGCTTCTGCCAGTGCTGAGCTATCCCAGCTTCAGTGCAGACTCCGCGGCCCTGGGCCAGGGGTTCTGCTGGGGGCTGGTTCATGCCCATCTGTAACATGAACCTGAGCAGAGAAAATGCCCGGGGCTGTGGATCTTCAGGACTGCCCTTacaggctctgccccagccccaagCCAGGCAGCACTGGCTCTGCAGGACGTGCCTCTGGATGGCCTTGCCCCATGTGTTAGTGGCAGCTTGGCTGGTTCCAGGGTCATAGCGCCGAGATGGGCACTGCCGGAGTGTCCCCATGAGCACCCATGCAGCTGTCCTGCTCCTGTCACAGGAAAGATGAGCCCGAGGCTCCCTCCTGAAAATCCTGCCTGGCCCAGCCATGCCGAGAGTCTGCCTCTGCCCTCACCACCCCCTCGGCCACTTGAGCTGCCTCACTCCAAGGCTGGAGTTTCACTGTCCCTTCAGAGAatcccctctgccctcaggggtcAGTCTGAGCCGGCCCTTTGTGCCCCGGGCGGTTATCAGTGCTCTAGGCAGCGGAGCGGGGCTGCTGGAAGCCCAAAACGGGAGCCTCAGTGCTTACACAGCACTTATCCCTCCAGAACTGCTGCGCCAGCGTTAACTCATTAAACTGACCCCGGTGCTCCCGGAGCAGAGGGCAGGACTCCGGGAGATGGGAAATCCCTTGGAaagctgggcagcagggatATCCCAGAGGAAAAGGGCAGGAGAGGGCCCGCGGTTTCCCCATTCCATCTTCAGCAGAGGCCGTGAACCAGCACCGGCTCTCCAGGCAGGTGGGGCCGAGGCAGGACGGGTGCTCTGCTAGGTGGATGCGGCAGAAGCGCTGCCGGCTGCGAGGGTGTCCTGCGGTCCCCGGGGAGGCCCCAGTAAAAGCCGTGCTCTCCTTCCACATCCCGTGTCAGCCTCCAGCATACGATATGTAGCAGCAGCCACAGACCGCAGGGCAAGGGCTCGACCCAGCGACCACCGGGCTGTGCCCTGCGCCACACCGAGTCCCTCACTGCCAGCGCCCGCCGCCTGGCACCGGGACCCGCAGGCCAGGGAATACCCACGGATATAGTGTGGGACAATAGGGACGTGTCAGTGCTGcgccccagggacccccagacAGGCAGTGGCTGCCAGGGCCGGCCCGGGCTGAAGCGCACAGAAGCAACCGCTGTGCCCGGCGGGCGGCGGAAGCCCCGCGCCCGCACATCAATGCAGCCCCCCCGGctgccgccccgccccggcgccgccgctcTTCAAAGGCCCTTTGGTGGCGACCGCTGCGGCCGCGCCCTGTCAATGCCGGGAACCGCCCGCGGCGGGGGAGAGGGCGGGGCCGGTGGCACTAAATGGCTCCGCGACAGCGCGGGCGGGACCGCCACCGCTCCGCACCCACCGCCAGGCGGTGCCCGCCACAAAGATGGCGCCGGGTGGGCGGGGTGACCGCGCAGCCTTTGCGCATGCGCCGAGCGATTCCCCCCAAGCGCGGGCTCTGCTTCGCGCACGCGCTCCActcccgcggccccggcgcaagatggcggcggcggggcgggcgagGCGGAGGTggggcggcggcggtggcggaCGCAGCGGTGCCCggtgcctgcagcccctggcctcACGCCCAGGTAAGCGGCGCAACCGCGTGGCCGCGGCCCGCCGTGCaggaggaggcggcgggggcgggcagcggcggcggagGGGAAGCGGCGCAGGCCCGCGGCCGCCATCTTAGAGCGcggccgccaccgccgccgcgcccccgccgtTCCCCCGCCGCGCCTGCGCGTCCCGCGGCCCCTCCCCGCGGCGCCGTAACGGGCTCCTGTCTCCGCAGCCGCCCCCGCGGGCCAGGCGCGGGACGCCCCGCTATGAGGATGCGGCCCCGGCGCGCCAGCGGCGAGCACGGAGCGACGGCCACGCGTCCCGCCAGGCAGCCCGCCACCGTAAGTACCCGCCCGGCCGGCCGCCGCCCCGCTTAGGCCGCGCCCCCGGACCGCTCCCGGCCAGACTGCAGAGTTGTCGCCGTcgccgcctcctcctctccGCACTCGCTGGGCGCCCGtggccggccccggcccgccgcgcCGAGGAGCTCCGTGCCGTCTCCGCCGCcggcagggcagccccaggaggtTCCCGCAGCTTCCCCGCGCAGACACGGTGCCCCGGTCCCCAGTGCCCGCGCTGCCCCGGGAGCgctgtgctgctcagctccGGGCCCGCTGGCGGCGCTCGGGAAGGGGATGGGTACCGATGGGGGAGGCAGTGGCCTGGCTCCCAGCCTCCTGGAGCAGCCGTGGTTCTGGGATGGGGTAGAACCGCGGGGTTGTCCCGGGGGGCTGTCGCTGATCTCCTTTGTCTGCATTTACTGTTGTCTTGTACAAAATTCTACCTCggtgaaatgaaaacaaataccGGTCCTGTTTGCTGTACTTCCTTACTCTGTGTCTCCTTACCCCTCGCTGTGGTCTCtggttgtgctgctgctctAGGTTGTAAGctctctgggcagggacagcattGTACCATGTTTGTGAAGCACTGTATGCATTGCCATGGTGTATAAAAACATACCCTAATCACCATAAAATGCTTCCTCTGGATCCCTGTCACTGTCTAAGTCCCAGTGCAGTTACATAAAAGTTGAGTGGCTTCTGCCAGGATTCCTGTTAGTTTGgctgtttcctttttccagaCCTTAAGGGTACTTGGATTTAATACTTGTTAACACTGATCAAGTGATAAAGCTTCTTGACTACTTCACCATTCCAGTTTATCCATAAatgggaggaggcagagccagTGACCCTATTTGACAGCTCTTTTGAGCAATGAGTGGTGAAAAACACTGGCAGGTCACTGGAGCTGGCATGTGCCATCCAAGCTGaccagggctctgtgcccagTGCTGTCTGTGAATCCTGACATACATCACTTTGGGAGCTCTGGACCCCCCAGTACACACCAGCTCACTCCAGCATGTGCTCTGTGTGACGTACAgtacacagcagcagctgcatgtGCAAGTGTAGCTTGAGTTTGAGGAGGAGGGACCAAACATCCTTCAGAGGTTCCCCACAGTCCTGCCTTGCAGGCCCGCGGTTTCCAGGGTCCCTGTACCCATGGCTGACAcgagcctgagctgctgccgCCGGCCCAGCTCACACCTTGGCACCTTTGTAAAGTGACTGTCAGGACATGGTGGGGTTGGAGTTCAGGAGGGAGTGTGAGATTGCACAATGCTCACTGCTGAGGCTGTTAAAGGTCCCCAGTTGTGTCCTGCgctctgcagcaggcacagggcgTTACCTGCTTGCTCTGGAGCAGACCCAAACTCCAGTGTCTGGTGTCCCACACCTTCCCTTGTGTACTCAGCCTGGAAGAGTAGAAACATCTTCTGAGGGGCTGAAGGAGTTGAGTTCCTCAATGCTGATCTCAGCCAatgctgtgggcagctgagcTATTGCCCACTCGCTCTTGACCACTGTTTGCTCCTGCCATTCTGTTCTGCTGAAATAGCCACTGGCCTTTATGCACAGGACTGGCAGTGAAGGTTTCAAATCTGAGTGACTTagccccccaaaaatccagAGTTTTTATTGAAGAGCTCTTGTAcgtggctcctgctgccaggtactgtgctgctcaggtgagGAGCACACTGTGCACAGCATTGTGTTGCTACTACCCTGACTGCTGGTGTGTGCTGTCGGGTGTCTCCAAAGCCTGAATAGAGTTAAGTGTGTGAGGTAGCTGGGAATTATGTAAAATGCCTTGTTTCCCCCCAGTTCATTGCCAATGTGTTTCGGGctgccagagaagagcaatTGCGGCGCTGTTTCAGAAACTTCCCCAGGGGAAGAGTGGTGActaagagaggaaaaagcctGGCTGTTTCTCTCCAGCTGGCAACATTAAATTATGATTAAGAGGAGCTTTATTGTTCCAACAGACCTTCTTTTGCATAACAGTTGTTATGCAgatgaaaaagcagcaaaggccAAAACAGCTGGCTGAGGCCCTACTTGTGAGACTAGGCCTAGGACTAGGACGTGTCGGCCTGGGACATGCAGAGGGTAATAATTTGGGAGCTCCTGACTCCCAGCCTGTGGTTTTCTAAACCACAGAAGTTGTTAGTGAACCTCTAGGGCTATTTTAtatagcagattttttttttttaattaaagcctTTTG contains:
- the PLTP gene encoding phospholipid transfer protein → MAAGSCLLLLLLPSLVTASHSPPGCKIRITSKGLDLVKQEGLRFVEQELQNITVSDLHGNEGQFQYNISQVKVTDLQLAFSDLNFQPQQHLVFNINDASISLRFRRQLLYWFFYDIGSINASADGVHIYTVLQLAKDEAGRLKISNMTCNASIARMHAGFSGTLRKVYEFLSTFIVTGMRFLLSQQICPSLEHASLVLLNSLLDTVPVRNYVDEHIGIDYSLLRDPSISTDTLDLDFKGMFFPRVREDQELENHAVEPVIKETERMVYVAFSEYFFDSAMHSYFQAGVLTIELQGEKVPKDLEVLLRATFFGTIFMLSPSVDAPLRLVLQVSAPPRCIIKPSGTSVSVSAFLNISLVPPDRPPVQLSSMAMETKLSAKVYLQGKALRVQLDLRRFRIYSKQSALESLALFSLQAPLKTLLQLTIMPIINERTKKGVQIPLPEGMDFTREVVTNHAGFLTVGADLHFSKGLREVIEKYRPVPTAAAYASSWPAEPSLDPSSL